The Arachis hypogaea cultivar Tifrunner chromosome 19, arahy.Tifrunner.gnm2.J5K5, whole genome shotgun sequence genome has a window encoding:
- the LOC112775452 gene encoding uncharacterized protein, with the protein MMHLKRFQFVRTLYRASSSSSSSSSYLLGSSCRSYSSALSNGSERSFRSFYPHLNNGYNEFSLASVKALTLRSTMAAELSLFMNDKRLLSTQVKSAPPHARPVGQQIALTSPGFVYEPYKPREKIPLWKRLFTRTGWRRTKEDMILELKSAYAIAKLRKKGYSKKEFYNEVANIYKELNTLIANGDKKTLRKVVTENMFSALKNEIKQRESVWSKVYWEMVQPVVSIRTLRARLIGVDRKDHDKVFIQLTLEIMAKQKFEAYDSKGAVVAGDKNKEVLVCDIWVFEKSLFHKGSYWRVCGRLSTKAS; encoded by the exons ATGATGCATCTCAAACGCTTTCAGTTTGTTCGCACGCTTTaccgtgcttcttcttcttcttcctcctcctcctcatacCT GCTCGGTAGTAGCTGCAGGAGCTATTCCAGTGCTCTATCCAATG GTTCTGAGCGTAGTTTTAGGAGCTTCTATCCTCATTTGAATAATGGATACAATGAATTTTCCTTGGCTAGTGTTAAGGCTTTGACTCTCAGGTCTACAATG GCTGCGGAGTTGTCTCTTTTCATGAACGATAAGAGGCTTTTATCAACTCAAGTAAAAAGCGCTCCCCCTCATGCAAGACCAGTG GGACAACAAATAGCATTAACGAGCCCTGGATTTGTCTATGAACCTTACAAACCTCGTGAAAAAATCCCACTTTGGAAGAG ATTGTTCACTAGAACTGGTTGGAGAAGAACTAAAGAAGACATGATTCTGGAG CTAAAAAGTGCCTATGCCATTGCAAAGTTAAGGAAAAAAGGATATTCAAAAAAAGAATTCTACAATGAGGTTGCCAATATCTACAAGGAG tTAAACACTCTAATAGCTAATGGTGACAAAAAGACATTAAGGAAAGTAGTTACGGAGAATATGTTTTCT GCACTAAAGAATGAAATTAAGCAAAGAGAATCTGTGTGGAGCAAGGTATACTGGGAAATGGTTCAGCCTGTTGTGAGCATACGAACATTGCGTGCTCGTTTG ATTGGTGTCGATAGAAAAGACCATGATAAAGTATTTATTCAGCTTACTCTAGAGATTATGGCTAAGCAG AAGTTTGAGGCATACGACTCAAAAGGTGCTGTAGTAGCTGGTGATAAAAATAAGGAG GTTCTTGTCTGTGATATATGGGTTTTTGAGAAGTCTCTATTTCACAAAGGATCATATTGGCGTGTTTGTGGACGATTATCTACAAAAGCATCATAG
- the LOC112775453 gene encoding phosphoglycerate mutase-like protein AT74, with protein sequence MLPKRIILMRHGESQGNLDTSAYTTTPDHAIQLTPQGIQQARRAGGDLRRLMSGEECSPEWRAYFYVSPYARTRSTLREVGRRLSRKRVIGVREESRIREQDFGNFQIEDRMKAVKETRERFGRFFYRFPEGESAADVFDRISSFFESLWRDLDMNRLRHDPCNDLNLVIVSHGLTSRIFLMKWFKWTVEQFEHLNNFGNCEFRVMQLGTGGEYSLAVHHTAQEMLEWGLSPEMIADQKWRATACRGDWNDQCPWYLDAFFDHLPDSDDEIAEKEDETNT encoded by the exons ATGCTTCCGAAAAGAATAATCCTGATGCGGCACGGCGAGTCACAAGGGAACCTTGACACGTCAGCATACACAACAACCCCCGACCACGCCATCCAGCTGACTCCGCAAGGGATCCAGCAGGCCCGGCGCGCCGGGGGCGATCTCCGGCGGCTGATGTCCGGCGAGGAATGCTCGCCGGAGTGGCGCGCGTACTTCTACGTGTCGCCATACGCGCGTACAAGGTCGACGCTGAGGGAGGTTGGGAGGAGGTTAAGCCGGAAGAGAGTGATAGGGGTGAGGGAGGAGTCTCGGATTAGAGAGCAGGATTTCGGGAACTTTCAGATTGAAGACAGGATGAAGGCTGTGAAGGAGACGCGTGAGAGGTTTGGAAGGTTCTTTTATCGCTTTCCCGAGGGAGAATCTGCCGCCGATGTATTCGATCGCATCTCAA GTTTCTTTGAATCTCTCTGGAGGGACCTTGACATGAATAGGCTTCGTCATGATCCTTGCAATGATTTGAATCTTGTGATTGTGTCTCATGGGCTGACATCACGTATTTTCCTAATGAAGTGGTTCAAATGGACAGTTGAACAGTTTGAGCACCTAAACAATTTTGGCAACTGCGAGTTCCGGGTCATGCAGCTAGGAACTGGCGGGGAATACAGCTTAGCAGTTCATCATACAGCACAAGAAATGCTGGAATGGGGCCTCTCCCCTGAGATGATAGCCGACCAAAAATGGCGTGCCACCGCATGCAGGGGTGACTGGAATGATCAGTGTCCGTGGTACCTTGATGCTTTTTTTGATCATCTTCCTGACTCTGACGATGAGATTGCTGAAAAGGAAGATGAAACAAATACATGA